In Marinobacter salsuginis, one DNA window encodes the following:
- a CDS encoding YdbH domain-containing protein, giving the protein MPDKGSVQSRRIGRRLFWIGGPALLAWPLAVAGWSFAIDQGSIGMALPDIRSGGWEVTGSQADIRPSVTADSDSAIIEFAPSSLIITEYLAYTGAEQPLRFNTLRTDLSNSTVTLDYGASGSWADRIAIDGDIAVSATRVEHPILLPQAWNFEGRAEGRLSELRVQGTLVSDSGFSADLDVQLDPDGGVSVAIESVIDGKQGVRALAGTLSGWPDLLTVDSGNARLRMAVSTGRGGELEASGIADLQDVGGVYNRTAVSGLSGRVRVSLENSQVAGSFRDLAVGEINAGIPVSSVRFSANYNAPMTELLAGTLEVQQARARFLEGTLRVPPAVYELAGGSGRIPVEVEDISLSRLMAVYPAEGLSGSGQLRGRIPLGISGDGVQVSAGTVSAIDPGGRLQLPADKLQAMLGGNQAMDVVVQALQNFHYSVLNSTIDYDEQGKLTLGLRLEGKNPELRGGQPVVLNVNLEEDIPALLTSLQLSGRVNEAVTRRVRELLQESGEETAP; this is encoded by the coding sequence TTGCCCGATAAAGGGTCCGTACAGTCCAGACGCATCGGACGTCGGCTTTTCTGGATCGGTGGCCCGGCACTGCTCGCCTGGCCCCTGGCAGTCGCAGGCTGGTCTTTTGCCATTGATCAGGGCTCGATAGGCATGGCGTTGCCGGATATCCGGTCTGGTGGTTGGGAAGTCACCGGAAGCCAGGCGGATATCAGACCCTCTGTCACGGCCGATAGTGATTCTGCGATTATCGAATTTGCTCCTTCCTCCCTGATTATCACGGAATATCTCGCCTATACCGGGGCGGAGCAGCCGTTGAGGTTCAACACCCTGCGCACAGACCTGAGCAATTCCACCGTTACATTGGACTATGGCGCGTCAGGCTCCTGGGCAGACCGAATTGCGATTGACGGCGATATCGCCGTTTCTGCCACCCGTGTTGAGCATCCGATCCTGTTGCCGCAGGCATGGAACTTCGAGGGAAGGGCAGAAGGTCGCCTTTCCGAACTCCGCGTCCAGGGAACCTTGGTTTCTGACTCTGGTTTCTCCGCCGATCTCGACGTTCAGCTTGACCCCGATGGCGGCGTTTCGGTTGCTATCGAGTCTGTTATCGACGGTAAACAGGGCGTTCGGGCCCTGGCAGGCACTCTGTCTGGCTGGCCGGATCTTCTGACCGTCGATTCCGGCAATGCCCGCCTTCGGATGGCAGTTTCCACCGGCAGGGGCGGTGAGCTTGAAGCCAGTGGGATCGCGGATTTGCAGGATGTCGGGGGTGTGTATAACCGCACGGCCGTGTCCGGACTCTCAGGCCGGGTGCGGGTATCTCTTGAGAATTCGCAGGTGGCGGGCAGTTTCAGGGACCTGGCCGTTGGTGAGATCAATGCCGGCATCCCCGTCAGCTCGGTTCGGTTCTCGGCGAACTACAACGCCCCGATGACGGAACTGCTGGCCGGAACTCTGGAGGTTCAGCAGGCCAGAGCCCGGTTCCTTGAAGGTACGCTCAGAGTTCCTCCTGCGGTGTACGAGTTGGCAGGTGGCTCTGGCCGTATCCCCGTTGAGGTTGAGGATATCTCCCTGAGCCGTCTGATGGCGGTGTATCCAGCGGAGGGGTTGTCCGGAAGCGGGCAGCTTCGTGGAAGAATCCCTCTGGGTATCAGTGGCGACGGGGTGCAGGTGAGTGCAGGAACAGTGTCAGCCATAGACCCGGGTGGCCGTTTGCAGCTGCCGGCGGACAAGCTTCAGGCAATGCTGGGTGGCAATCAGGCCATGGATGTTGTGGTTCAGGCGTTGCAAAACTTTCACTATTCAGTGCTTAACAGCACGATAGACTACGATGAACAGGGTAAGTTGACGCTGGGCCTACGACTTGAAGGTAAAAACCCGGAGCTCAGGGGCGGGCAGCCAGTCGTGCTCAATGTCAATCTTGAGGAAGACATTCCGGCGCTGCTGACCAGTCTTCAGTTGAGTGGCCGGGTGAATGAAGCCGTTACCAGACGTGTCCGGGAGTTGCTGCAGGAATCCGGTGAGGAGACAGCACCATGA